TCACTTACATCTTTAAATGTTTTCCTGTGCAACTTGTATAtcttaaaaaatcaataaaaaaaatcaatatttaccCATATTCTAGGTGTCCACCTGGTGTTGCAAACAGCCCGCTCCCCGTGGACCCCTTCCTGATCCCCAACAACACACAGCCGGGTTGAGAGGGAGTTGTCACCAAAACTCCAACACCAACTCCGGGACGTTTGTGATGGTTCGGTATCCATGTGGACGGTTGGCTGGGAGTTTGTGGAGCGGGTTTATTGACTCTATTGAAAGGGTTGAAGCCTTGGTTTATGAAGAGTCGTAGCGGAAGGAACAACTGATCTTCTGGAGGAAGGCTGTCCCAGTCAAACCAATGCCAACCTGATGtacaataaaacatattaacaggATCATGCTATAAGAGGTGTTTAACACGCCCTTGAGGTCTATAAATATACTTCACCGGTCTATAAATATACTACACTGGTCTATAAATATACTACACAGGATCtgatgtctataaatatactacactggtctataaatataccacactggtctataaatataatatactgGTCTATAAATATACTACACTGGTCTATAAATATACTGCACTGGTCTATAAATATACCGCACTGGTCTATAAATATACCACACTGGTCTATAAATATACCACACTGGTCTATAAATATACTACACTGGTCTATAAATATACCACACAGGATCTgatgtctataaatataatacactggtctataaatatactacactagtctataaatataccacactggtctataaatatactacactggtctataaatatactaaaatggtctataaatatactacactggtctataaatataccacaatggTCTATAAATATACTACTTATGATCTGAGGTCTATAAATATACTGCACTGGTCTATAAATATACTACACTAAATCTGAGGTCTATAAATATACTACACTGGTCTATAAATATACCACACAGGATTTgatgtctgtaaatatactacACTGGTCTATAAATATACTACACAGGATCTGATGATAAATATACACTTGTACCACACTGGTCTATAAATATACCACACTGGTCTATAAATATACTACActggtctataaatatacaacactggtctataaatataccacactggtctataaatataccacactgatctatacatatacaacactggtctataaatatactacactggtctataaatataccacactggtctataaatataccacattggtCTATAAATATACCACACAGGATCTgatgtctataaatataatacactGGTCTATAAATGTACCACACTGGTCTATAAATATACTACACTGGTCTATAAGTATACCACACTGGTCTATAAGTATACCACACTGGTCTATAAGTATACCACACTGGTCTATAAGTATACCACACTGGTCTATAAATATACCACACTGGTCTATAAATATACTACAATGGTCCATAAATATACTACACTggtctataaatatatcacacagGATCTgatgtctataaatatattacactGGTCTATAAACATACCACACTGGTCTataaatataccacaatggTCTATAAATATACCACACTGGTCTATAAATATACCACACAGGATCTgatgtctataaatataatacactGGTCTATAAATGTACCACACTGGTCTATAAATATACTACACTGGTCTATAAGTATACCACACTGGTCTATAAGTATACCACACTGGTCTATAAGTATACCACACTGGTCTATAAATATACTACACTGGTCTATAAATATACCACACTGGTCTATAAATATACCACACAGGATCTgatgtctataaatataatacactGGTCTATAAATGTACCACACTGGTCTATAAATATACTGCACTGGTCTATAAGTATACCACACTGGTCTATAAGTATACCACACTGGTCTATAAGTATACCACACTGGTCTATAAGTATACCACACTGGTCTATAAGTATACCACACTGGTCTATAAGTATACCACACTGGTCTATAAATATACCACACTGGTCTATAAATATACTACAGTGGATCTCACTCAATATCCGATACCAAAATATCccatttattatattttttccaCGTACCTAAATCCCGTTTACTATGATATGGTCCAACATCAATCTgcttagatatttttttctactCTGAATCGGTTGTGTAAGCTGTAAGCCCCGGTACATTTTTGACCGTATTTGATACCTGGGCTGGACATGATATAAGCGTCACTAAATATCCCCAGGAGACCAGGAGGTATCTATTATCACACGAATGTAGCATATTAAATCAAGTAATGATTGTGCTAACCACCTATAAATACGTATATATACCGAGTATCATTTGTCCTCTACCAGCCCCCGctagttattacactgtaatgatttataacaaAGAGCCCATGACCCTTGACGATCACCAGAGTCTTAAACATGAAACTATGTTTGATGCACTTACAATGAATTTCTAAACAGTTcctatataaataacagttaaGTTTTGCCCCTACTCATCATTCTAACCAAAATCTAAAATCTGAATTTCCTACATAAAAGATAGAAAAGTTTAGCACCCTTCCATAGGGAAAACAGGAAACCTAGGggccatgaaatttacaattttgataaaacaccttaagaccctttcaaCCATGAAGATTATTTGATTTTACCAAATCTGGGTCTTGAGATGAATTTCAAATTTCAGTCAATGTGACCCAAAACATGGAATGACCACCTGGGAAAAAAACCTTGGATAAGTTATTAATCTTACGGTTGCTTTTATACGTTTTACGCGTGTTTTCTCATTGTTTTCTCTTCACTTTCATTCTTTGACCCGGTCATTTGGTTGTCAAGGTCAACTGTATTTGCAACTCATGCTGTAGATGTTTTAAATATCAAGTGTGGTGTGACACAGTaatgaaagaaaaacatttaaatttaaatttttggacaattttgaatttttgcacgaaaacatttttcaaagtgcgATATCGGAGtaatttttgattatttgattTTGAGAGGTTCGTAAAAATATGACCCGAATAAACCATTttgaagtgtttttttttaatttcatcatttgatccctgtgaccttgaatgaaagtcaatgTCAACGATAAGCAAAACATTTTTGCCAACCATACATTCTACccattgtcaaaattcaagcCTTCGTGTGTATAGATAAAGTAGCAGCAAGGTCTACACAAATGTAATTTATGGATCATAATATGGACCGTGGGTTAGGCATGGTGCCAGGCAGAAACAGCCATAGACCTTCACATTTATGTGGCTCTCGATTTTCAGGTTGTTCTGAGTGAGTGGTGTCCACTTCCCCGCGTACAAACAGGTCAATGTAGTGGAGATTATCTATGTCCATCACGGTGTTGACCACACCACAATATTCCATGTCCTTCAGAACCAATCCTGTCTCTTCCAAAAGCTCCCTCGACCCGCACTCACACCATCCCTCACTAGAAATACATTATGAAGTTGAATATAATGTAACATGTTTCTTATAGTCTAGGCAAAACAGGATATATCAATGTACACAGAGCATGCAAAAACAAAAGCAGCATTGAAATCACTGAAAATTTAGTTGAGTCAGCCATGAAAATTCGAAGCATACAAATCATACTCCCTTgccttggatttcggaccgacccggaAATAGCATTTGGTCAGGACAATCTCAGTACGTTTGCGCTAAATCCCACTGgaggaacttgagaagaagaatGTAAAAAACATGGAAGGCGATCAGTGCACGAAAATCAAATTGATGATCATGATCTGTATCATTTCATACTTTCATACTACTGACAAATTCATGTAACGAGGACCGTTAACAAATCCCTCAAACTACCCCATAGTTACCAATGAAGCAAACCAAAGCCGAACTATTGTCCAGTCATAACCACGTGGActagaaatgataaacaaagaTATACACAAAGTTACATTTTGCGTTGTTTTAAGGCTCTAAATATACATAGGTTTTTCTACATCGGACTACAGAGGTTTTTCTATATTATGagtgtagaatatatatatgcataattaTATCCCAACTAGTCAAAACTAGAAGAAACTAGGGCTATATCATAACAGCATTTTCATTAGTTGTATTATGTAGTTtgtgaagtacatgtataatatccGAAGATAGGAAATGTAGTACAAAATAGCTGTCATAGCTTATAATTATACGGTCGCTGGACAATTGCTAGAGTTATATAATACCTACATATAACTAATTACAAAACATATAGAACCTACTATAAATAGTGatacaatttacaaaataaaaaaaaagattgactGCTGACATAATACCCAGTATGACTGCAGTATCCCTAAAGGTAATTAAATTAACATGCCCTTTGTTGGTGACAACTTTATATGATAGACAACAATGAACAAAAGGAATTACATATGAAACAGAAAAATGCAATAGCCATGGAATTATCTCAAATGATGAAAACATGGTGCTTTTCTTCACACTAACATGTTCTTACACATGAAATTGTTACTGGACGAAATTAAAAATTGCAGTTTGTAGTCTAAGTTTGTAACTCGGATATCATGGATAAAACGAATTATAAATTAGTAACTAGCGTTAGCATATTTATTTATGATAGCGTCAATAAGTTATTTAAATCGAGCAtccattttgtatatttttcaaaaataaattcagaTGATCCTTTCCATTCGTCTTGAGTTTCAAGGGTTATTTCCCTTGTACTGGTGAAGCGCCCACAACCAAAACCATATTTTCAGCTTTTAAACTTAAATTTCAAGAACAGATGCCTGCATCCGATTTACACCTGCACATATTTAGGAGAGAAAAAAGACAGTGATATAATTCAATCAGATGGTTCAAATAAATTATACTAAACGTCGACGTATTTGTAAACACTAGGAGGATGTCAGTGGAGCATGACCGCAGAACGGAGTGCGGAACAACATATCTTCTTAGGGATTCATCAGAGCCTCGGAGTATGGAAGATTAacctgtgtaaatatatattagacTGTATCAGAAGGCCAACGACGTATATCAAGTTAATTTTGCCAATTAGACTTAACTTTTGGCAAATGCATAATGACGTCAAGAGAAAGCAACATGCTTTGTGTGAACAAGAATCTTTTCCCGTTCCATTTTCAACAGATGCAAAATGACGATGAATTTAACCACTTACCCAAATTCCAAATGACCACCTGGTAACGCATACAGGCCATCGCCCGCTGAATTCTTCCGTTTCCCTAGCAAAACACAATTCGGATGATTTCTGCTTGTAGCTATTACGCCTACACCGACTTTGGGACGATCTCGTTGTTTACGTATGGGCGCCGCCATATTGTCTCCCGCGGTTAGGGATTTGGCATTCATTCCCTGGCTTACAGATTTTCtcttaaatataacaaaaataccaTATATTTAGTAGCTTGACGTCATTAATATATCGTTTTGAGATCAGCACCTGATGTTTTCCATAACTAGACaagcaataaataaatatataaataaaaataaataaataaataaataaataaaccaaacgCACGTGAATATTAGAGATGATAACTTGTCTATGCTTAGGATAGAACAAACTTAATGAAATAGATGGACAACTTCATAAAGATATGCAGTACGTATATATATGAAAGTTTCTTTaataattcctttaaaaaatCACTGTCATTTCATTATTCAATACCTGtttgaaatgaagaaaatgaatTAAGAGTGAGCTATAATGACAGCAATCAGCCATTTTATTTTGCTACTTCTATAGATCAAACTTCATATACTATCAACATTTGAAGTTCATAACTTGCATCAATAAACATTTAAGTCtctagtttatatataaacgCTGCTTGCTCTTAACCCAATCCATGAATTAATTAACTTACCAaaaaacataatatatgtaGTAAAAAGTAATCGGTTTTAAAAGGAAGCTAGAATGGTAATTCAaatttatcttttataaaaaaaacctttctaATTAACAGAAATCATATGAATACACTGCACAAGTTTGTTACCATAATTTGCAATCTAATACCACGAATAACCACACTTAATTAAGTGTAGCAACAGGTATCTAGGAAGAGAATATAGAAATGCTGTAACATAAAAGCTAGGTAGAGTATTATAAAATAAGCTTCGTTTACAGTACCTATAGGCTATAATACAACTGAGATTATAGATAAGTGATCGCATTTTTAAAGATAAGtttaatatcacatttttatagataaataatCACATCTTTATAGATTGGgttcatcatttgaaaaatgacttATCTTCACTTGGTTTTGGCGATGTATGGTATGCACAGAACgtaccaaataaaaacatatttttgttattgtataaacaacgtttacaagatattttttatCCAAGAATGAGAGCTAGTTTAGAAAGCTCTTCTAAGTGCatcatatataaacacatcGTTGATACGTTTATCATACAGGACTATCTCAGTAAACcattaactttcaaaataaaacgaaTTATATCCAAATACAGATTAAATGCTCATTCGTTGAATATTGAAACTGGTAGATACAGTGGTATCCCTAGACCCCAAAGGCTTTGTACGTTGTGTGATAATCATGAAGTTGAGGATGAAgtccattttattttgttatgtccAAAGTATTTGGATTTAAGGGTGAAGtatttaaaaccatatttttatCGCCGTCcatctgttttcaaaatgactGAATTGTTCTGTAGTACCAATGTaaaaactttaagaaattttggaaaatatttaattcaggcAACGGGGCCAAAAGGAAGTCACTGTTACTTagttaataagtatttatatatttgattaatagttaattaattagtaattgcacaacaatattttctttatcaGAACCTTCTAGAGAAAATATGtctaggaatataatttcaagtatgtgattgtctttttatgtcttaaaaattcgtgtagtttaaaattgcaattgtaatattgtaattgtatgatatacacttTTTGTGATGgcaaaaaatattaacacatgcTTTATTGAAATGTGTTATACTTTGTGTTACATTGGCTGTGTTCTCCGCCGTCTTGcacaaatgtaaaatgttgtcatatgtatgtatattgtgatcCTATATGCTATTTGCATACggaataaaaataattgaaattgaattgaatagattagtgatcacatttttatatatattgtctcGTAGGACATGCTTGGCTGGGTATTAATATAGTGATTTTGTTATTGTTCCTCAAGTGCTTGTTTTATTGTGATTGTATTAACTTGTGGAACTTAAATTCTTGACTGATTTcagattttcagattttttattGATCACTCAGACACACACGTGTGACAAGAGGTCAAACATAAACAGCCAATTTTAATAATAACAGCCACTACAGG
The sequence above is drawn from the Pecten maximus chromosome 9, xPecMax1.1, whole genome shotgun sequence genome and encodes:
- the LOC117335099 gene encoding uncharacterized protein LOC117335099, producing MAAPIRKQRDRPKVGVGVIATSRNHPNCVLLGKRKNSAGDGLYALPGGHLEFGEGWCECGSRELLEETGLVLKDMEYCGVVNTVMDIDNLHYIDLFVRGEVDTTHSEQPENREPHKCEGWHWFDWDSLPPEDQLFLPLRLFINQGFNPFNRVNKPAPQTPSQPSTWIPNHHKRPGVGVGVLVTTPSQPGCVLLGIRKGSTGSGLFATPGGHLEYGEDWCECGSREALEEAGLVLKNMEFCVAVNAINPSEDYHYITLFVLGEIDNTEPQNLEPHLCEGWQWVEWEKFPPQDQLFCALKVLKQQGYHPFVSTQQ